A portion of the Calliphora vicina chromosome 5, idCalVici1.1, whole genome shotgun sequence genome contains these proteins:
- the slbo gene encoding CCAAT/enhancer-binding protein, which produces MLNMESPQMYDTVQTLTQLDLKKQPPPQQAIIGQITLTAMSSQQQQQQQQQQQQNNQQQQQQQNDNNNNNTQQQQANGVVGGGGPGLVVKQHAMHQMHQAAAMNNNNNNNSVLNANVNNVNLLQKQIMQQYTQSDLDELTAQEISLDLQHLIDDSFRDQESLGIFSDMVTSPGVLSATLPPNGMVTAAAKVLQQHQLQQQSLRTQQHQYGRNPLAYMPQAVHSNASYSNNSSDENSSVGSDTSTIKEEPIDPEYRRHLQETNAANNAAAAAFITNGSANGLYNPYQNANGNGNSNNSSSQNSNNFNTLTSANVLAHHSAVNLPHLAAGAHLLKHHNKQMHQQRKQSLKHVDKGTDEYRRRRERNNIAVRKSREKAKVRSREVEERVKSLLKEKDALLRQLQEMTNELQLHKQIYMQLINHNNPEVSRVCRSFLNTNDHGL; this is translated from the coding sequence ATGCTCAACATGGAATCACCACAAATGTACGATACCGTACAAACACTAACACAATTGGATCTTAAAAAGCAGCCGCCTCCTCAGCAGGCCATTATAGGACAAATTACCCTAACGGCCATGTCCtcgcaacaacaacagcagcagcagcaacaacagcaacaaaataaccaacaacaacagcagcaacaaaatgacaataacaacaacaatacacaGCAACAGCAGGCGAATGGTGTGGTTGGTGGCGGTGGTCCAGGTTTGGTGGTCAAACAACATGCCATGCATCAAATGCACCAGGCGGCGGCtatgaataataacaacaacaataactcaGTGTTGAATGCAAATGTGAATAATGTTAACTTGTTGCAAAAGCAAATCATGCAGCAATACACCCAGTCCGATTTGGATGAACTGACCGCTCAAGAGATCTCATTAGACTTGCAACATTTAATCGATGACAGTTTTCGTGATCAGGAATCTTTGGGTATTTTTAGTGATATGGTCACCAGTCCCGGAGTACTCTCAGCCACTTTGCCGCCCAATGGTATGGTAACGGCTGCTGCCAAAGTTTTGCAACAACACCAGCTGCAGCAACAATCGTTGCGCACCCAGCAACATCAATACGGACGCAATCCCTTGGCCTATATGCCCCAGGCTGTGCACTCTAATGCCTCGTATAGCAACAATTCCAGTGATGAAAACTCTTCAGTGGGTTCGGATACCTCCACCATCAAAGAAGAACCCATAGATCCCGAGTACCGGCGTCATTTGCAGGAAACCAATGCCGCCAATAATGCAGCCGCCGCCGCTTTCATCACCAACGGTTCAGCAAATGGTCTCTACAATCCCTATCAGAATGCCAATGGCAACGGCAATTCCAACAATTCGTCATCACAAAACTCCAACAACTTCAATACTCTTACCTCGGCCAATGTGTTGGCCCATCATTCTGCCGTTAATTTGCCTCATCTAGCCGCTGGTGCCCATCTGCTCAAGCATCACAACAAACAAATGCATCAGCAGCGCAAACAATCCCTCAAACATGTGGACAAGGGCACCGATGAATATCGCCGGAGACGTGAGCGCAACAATATAGCTGTACGCAAGTCGCGGGAGAAGGCCAAAGTACGTTCGCGTGAGGTGGAGGAACGTGTCAAAAGTTTGCTCAAGGAAAAGGATGCCCTTTTAAGGCAACTGCAAGAGATGACCAATGAGCTGCAGCTGCACAAACAGATCTACATGCAACTGATCAATCACAACAATCCTGAAGTGAGCCGTGTTTGTCGAAGTTTTCTCAATACCAACGATCATGGCTTGTAA
- the LOC135961162 gene encoding uncharacterized protein LOC135961162 — protein MADKFKCLNKSCTLSGDDERMVVCWLCHGMCHFKCSGLTGLVAEAVCKTKGLHWCCNACQKIGVEYYRFYQSTKNTFLNIQNKLSALSSEIAAYGNLYEEFKQLNCLNSPPQSSPKRRKSSRTKNKTNASQSPGASVVSNVVVSDSITPSTSTSNPENYATMLNTISDSEYSHMQTTATFVNYDNIAGTSNAATNQISNTGLKIIPPNKSIFISRFASDTTVEQINFYIKSKLNFEADFTTYKFSYAQPRRITSFKLNVPHDLYEQIVNPNFWPANTLVREYEFKDNPRKHNIAVLPSGHRLNDNSNSNISKN, from the coding sequence ATGGCAGATAAATTTAAATGTCTCAACAAAAGCTGTACTTTATCAGGTGATGATGAAAGAATGGTGGTTTGTTGGCTTTGTCATGGCATGTGTCATTTTAAGTGCAGTGGATTGACCGGTTTGGTTGCTGAAGCAGTGTGTAAAACTAAAGGTTTACATTGGTGTTGCAATGCCTGTCAAAAAATTGGTGTCGAATATTATCGTTTTTATCAAAGCactaaaaatacatttctaaatattcaaaataaattatctGCACTGTCCAGTGAGATAGCAGCTTATGGTAATCTATATgaagaatttaaacaattaaattgtcTAAATTCTCCACCGCAATCTTCTCCTAAGCGCCGAAAATCATCAAgaaccaaaaataaaacaaacgctTCTCAAAGTCCTGGTGCTTCTGTTGTTTCCAATGTTGTTGTTTCCGATTCAATTACACCAAGTACATCAACGAGTAACCCCGAAAACTATGCTACAATGTTGAATACTATATCGGATTCAGAATATTCACATATGCAAACTACCGCTACATTTGTTAATTATGATAATATTGCTGGTACTTCAAATGCTGCTAcaaatcaaatttcaaatacTGGCTTAAAAATTATTCCGcctaataaatcaatttttatatcccGTTTCGCATCTGATACTACTGttgaacaaataaatttttacataaaatcaaaattgaattttgaagcTGACTTTACCACATATAAATTTTCGTATGCACAACCTAGGAGGATTACATCTTTCAAACTCAATGTTCCCCACGATCTTTATGAACAAATAGTAAATCCTAATTTCTGGCCTGCAAATACTTTGGTACGTGAATATGAATTTAAAGATAATCCAAGAAAACATAACATTGCTGTACTTCCGTCTGGTCACCGATTAAATGATAATTCAAActccaacatttcaaaaaactgA